From Bradyrhizobium sp. NDS-1, the proteins below share one genomic window:
- a CDS encoding lipopolysaccharide assembly protein LapA domain-containing protein, translated as MRKFLTALIVIPLSVILVAFAVANRHFITVSFDPFVANDPSLSVTLPLFLLLILIAVLGVFAGGSAVWVGQRRWRRAARRHEAEARAARAELADLRAQVAAARPESQRLPAPIGVGLYGPVGRDKQRATL; from the coding sequence ATGCGAAAGTTCCTGACCGCGCTGATCGTCATTCCGCTGAGCGTGATCCTGGTGGCCTTCGCGGTCGCCAACCGGCATTTCATCACGGTTTCGTTCGACCCCTTCGTTGCGAATGACCCGTCACTGTCGGTCACGCTGCCGCTGTTCCTGCTCCTGATCCTGATCGCCGTCCTCGGCGTCTTCGCGGGCGGCTCTGCCGTCTGGGTCGGTCAGCGGCGCTGGCGGCGCGCGGCGCGCCGGCACGAGGCCGAGGCACGGGCCGCCAGGGCCGAACTGGCCGATCTGCGGGCTCAGGTGGCAGCTGCAAGGCCGGAATCCCAGCGCCTACCCGCCCCGATCGGGGTGGGGCTTTACGGGCCGGTCGGGCGAGACAAGCAGCGCGCGACGTTGTAG
- a CDS encoding integration host factor subunit beta, which produces MIKSELVQRIAEHNPHLYQRDVENIVNAILEEIVAALARGDRVELRGFGAFSVKHRPARAGRNPRTGAHVPVDQKSVPFFKTGKEMRERLNRDHPDPGAPD; this is translated from the coding sequence ATGATCAAATCCGAACTTGTTCAGCGTATCGCCGAGCACAACCCGCATCTGTACCAGCGGGATGTCGAGAACATTGTGAATGCGATTCTCGAAGAGATCGTAGCGGCCCTCGCGCGCGGTGATCGCGTCGAGCTGCGCGGCTTCGGTGCCTTCTCGGTCAAGCATCGCCCTGCACGCGCCGGGCGCAATCCACGCACCGGCGCCCATGTGCCCGTCGATCAGAAGAGCGTTCCGTTCTTCAAGACCGGCAAGGAAATGCGCGAGCGGCTGAATCGCGACCATCCGGATCCCGGCGCGCCGGACTGA